The segment CCCGTTGTAGGTGCGCACCTCCAGGTAGCGGGAGCGCGTGTTCACGCCGCGGATCTCGCCCTCCACCTCGTTGCCGTACAGCGTGCCCAGCCCGCCGTTCAGCACCTCTTCCATTCCATAGCCGGCGCACCCGCCGGCGGTGGCGCCCAGCGCCAGCGTCGCCGCCAGTGCCAGGCCGCGTACCATGCGTCTCATTGGATACTGCCTCCTGCTCGGGGTCCTACGGTGTGAAGGGTCCGCGCGGGAATGCGGCGCGGCGCACCAGAGCGGCAGGGCAACCCCGATGCCCATGTGAAACCCGCGCCGTTGCTCAACTTTACCCCATTGGATGCCGTGCGCGTGTCCGCATCCGTGGACGATCCTGTCCCTTGAAAAGCTGTCTCACGCGGAGGCGCGGAGGTCGCGGAGAACTGCAGGAGGACACCCTCCGTTCCCTCCGCGTCCTCCGCGCCTCCGCGTGATCCAAAGCGCAGTCGGGAAATGACAAAGAGCCGCCTCCTGCATGGAAGCGGCTCCTTCGATGTACGGCGGATCGGGGTCAGCGCGCCGGGATAATCAGCACCTGGCCGGCGACGATGCGGTTGGTGCGCATGTCGTTAGCCACGCGCAGCCGATCGACCGTGGTGTTGTGCCGACGGGCGATTTCCCACAGCGAGTCGCCCTGCCGCACCCGGTAGGTGTCCCGCCGCGGGGCCGGCGGGCGCGAGGCCGAACGCTGCCCCGCGGGCGCCTCGTCCCCGCTGCCGATGTGGCGCCGGTACGGGCCGGGGTAGACCGCCACGTGAAAGTGCGGCGGGCGGCGCTCCTCGGTGGCCTCGATTACCCCGGCGCGCTCCAGGCTCAGCAGCGTCTCGCGGAGGAACCGCAGGCAGCGGCTGTTGGTGGGGCGGCGGATGTCGATGGCCATTCCGGTCGGGTGCACCGAGCGGTCGACGGAGTTGGCCAGCCGCAGCGAGGTTGGACGCATGGCGCTGGTGATCACCAGCTGCTCGCGGCAGGTCTGCCGATACTGGCGCGCCAGGCGCTGAACGAACGTGCGGGTGATGGAAAGCGCGTACGGGTGCGACACGCCGGCTAGCCGGTAGTCGGCGTTGCCGCTCATGCGCACCAGGTCGCCATCCCGCGCCGCGCCGCGCACGCCCGTGGCCGTTCGATAGAACGTCAGGTCGTGCGAGCGGGCCTGCTGGTACATGCGGTCGACGCTGGCGGGCGAACCCCGCAGCGTGGTCTGCGCACGCGACGGCACGGCCGCCAGGGCCAGCGCGGCGGGAACGAGCAGGGATGCCGCAAAGCGGAAGACTGGCATCGGCATTCGGCGGATGATCTCGCCCGTGTCGGAAGATGTACGGACGCGCCCGGGAATGACGCGCGGCCATGGCGGCGGGCCTGGATGCACAGTGTAGGTGCGCCCGCGGCAACGGTCAACGGCTACCCCGCCAGTCGCCGCCGGGGTCCACACGGCCGGCGCGGGCGGACTATGATCCGCCCGCCAGCCCCGGCGAGCGCTCGCCGCCGTACAGCCGGCGGTAGATGGCGGCGTTGCGCAGCACCACCTTGACGTACTTGCGCGTTTCGTCGAACGGAATGCGCTCGCGGAACACGTCCGCGTCGCCGCCGTACCCCAGTTCGCGGCGCCACCGGTCTGCCCGGCTGGGGCCCGCGTTGTACGCCGCCAGCGCCAGGTCGCGCTTGCCGTCGTAGCGCCGCAGCTGGTCGCGCAGGTAGCGCGAGCCCATCCGCAGGTTGATCTCGGGAACGGCCAGCAGGCTGGGATCGAAGTTGCTGACCCCCGCGCCCGGCGCAAGCCACGCTCCCGTGGCCGGCATGATCTGGCTGAGCCCCGTGGCGCCCACCCAGGAGCGCGCCTTGGGGTTGAACGACGATTCCTGCCGCACCAGACCCGCCAGCAGGTAGGGATCGACGTTCGCCCGGTCCGCCTCGGCCATCAGGATGTCGCGGTAGGGAAAGGGGAAGACCACCTTCAGCAGCCGCGCATCCCACTCGCCGCCGCGCGCGTCCAGCAGCTCCCGCCCAATACGGATGCCCTCCACCGGGTGATCTTCCGCCAGCCCCTCCGCCAGCACCAGCAGCGCGCCGGGGCGGGTGCGCAGCCGGTACGTTTGCCAGGCCAGCTCTTCCTTGAACTCCGCCGCGAAGCCGGTGAGGTGAAGCGCCTTCAGCCGCCGCAGCCCCTCGTCGGCGTCGGCCTGGTCGCGCGCGGCGATGGGCCAGGCGCGGTCGTTCGCGAGGGCCCCCGCCAGCGGGTTGGA is part of the Longimicrobium sp. genome and harbors:
- a CDS encoding lytic transglycosylase domain-containing protein, which produces SRYPQGETTAELAYRAGVMHEKAGRDERARNMYAAAIRADPVSYYAVRAGDRAGSNPLAGALANDRAWPIAARDQADADEGLRRLKALHLTGFAAEFKEELAWQTYRLRTRPGALLVLAEGLAEDHPVEGIRIGRELLDARGGEWDARLLKVVFPFPYRDILMAEADRANVDPYLLAGLVRQESSFNPKARSWVGATGLSQIMPATGAWLAPGAGVSNFDPSLLAVPEINLRMGSRYLRDQLRRYDGKRDLALAAYNAGPSRADRWRRELGYGGDADVFRERIPFDETRKYVKVVLRNAAIYRRLYGGERSPGLAGGS
- a CDS encoding LysM peptidoglycan-binding domain-containing protein, whose translation is MPMPVFRFAASLLVPAALALAAVPSRAQTTLRGSPASVDRMYQQARSHDLTFYRTATGVRGAARDGDLVRMSGNADYRLAGVSHPYALSITRTFVQRLARQYRQTCREQLVITSAMRPTSLRLANSVDRSVHPTGMAIDIRRPTNSRCLRFLRETLLSLERAGVIEATEERRPPHFHVAVYPGPYRRHIGSGDEAPAGQRSASRPPAPRRDTYRVRQGDSLWEIARRHNTTVDRLRVANDMRTNRIVAGQVLIIPAR